In one window of uncultured Sphaerochaeta sp. DNA:
- the argS gene encoding arginine--tRNA ligase, whose product MLEAVRETWKNLIEQQLSIYAAEMLGDAPELPALAVQSPPKPELGDLAFPLFAYAKVLRTAPPKLASELKTRIEQLDDRPSGEILLSGPYLNVRIDMGSVATALSERIAQEQDRYGSSESLKGKRVTIEFSCPNTNKPLHLGHMRNDSLGESVAAILKANGAEVRKVNLINNRGVHICKSMLAYQKFGGGETPSSSGIKGDHLVGKYYVKFAAWAKEDPSAEGQAQEMLQKWESGDPEVLALWEKMNGWTLEGLAESYEKMGISFDAYYYESETYKYGKDEILKGLEKGVFYREEDGSVWVDLEPIKLDKKVLLRKDGTSLYMTQDVGTAIMRHKDWPFDSLIYVVASEQRYHFMVLFYVLQTLGYSWADDLHHLSYGMVNLPDGKMKSREGTVVDADELVDTLTSLARNEIREKEREDLVDDVEKTSSAIALGALNYYLLQVSPTKDMIFNPAESISFNGNTGPYLQYMGARISSMLRKYQGEEFADCHEMTFDSSLLTLPDERELIKQLARYQEVVERAGGAYDPSVVCSYLYDISKLFSRWYHDNPVLKASSRSLVRSRIELVSMVLQVIKNAFSLIGVPFLASM is encoded by the coding sequence ATGCTAGAAGCGGTACGTGAAACTTGGAAGAATCTTATCGAGCAGCAGTTGTCCATCTATGCTGCTGAGATGTTGGGCGATGCCCCTGAATTGCCAGCATTGGCAGTGCAGAGTCCTCCGAAGCCTGAGCTTGGTGATCTTGCTTTCCCACTCTTTGCCTATGCAAAGGTCCTGAGGACAGCTCCCCCTAAGCTTGCCTCTGAACTCAAGACCCGTATTGAACAGCTTGATGATCGTCCCTCTGGTGAGATTCTCTTGAGCGGACCTTACTTGAATGTCCGTATTGATATGGGTTCTGTTGCAACCGCTCTTTCAGAGCGTATTGCACAGGAGCAGGATCGCTATGGGAGCAGTGAGTCACTCAAGGGCAAGAGGGTTACCATTGAGTTCAGCTGTCCCAATACCAACAAGCCTCTCCATCTGGGCCATATGCGTAATGACAGCCTAGGGGAAAGTGTTGCCGCCATACTGAAGGCCAACGGAGCTGAGGTCCGCAAGGTAAACCTTATCAATAACCGCGGGGTGCATATTTGCAAGTCAATGCTTGCTTACCAGAAGTTTGGAGGCGGTGAGACTCCATCCTCCAGTGGTATCAAGGGAGACCATCTCGTTGGTAAGTACTATGTCAAATTTGCCGCTTGGGCAAAAGAGGATCCCTCCGCAGAGGGGCAAGCCCAGGAGATGTTGCAGAAGTGGGAGAGTGGGGACCCTGAGGTGCTGGCACTCTGGGAGAAGATGAACGGATGGACACTCGAAGGCCTTGCTGAAAGCTATGAGAAGATGGGAATCAGTTTTGATGCCTATTACTATGAGTCTGAGACATACAAGTATGGTAAGGATGAAATCCTCAAAGGTCTTGAAAAGGGTGTATTCTATCGTGAGGAGGACGGTTCGGTATGGGTTGATCTGGAGCCGATCAAGCTGGATAAGAAGGTGCTCCTGCGCAAGGATGGAACCAGCTTATATATGACCCAGGACGTGGGAACAGCCATCATGAGACACAAGGACTGGCCTTTCGATTCTTTGATCTATGTGGTTGCCAGTGAGCAGAGGTATCACTTCATGGTGCTCTTCTATGTGTTGCAGACGCTGGGTTACTCCTGGGCTGATGATCTTCATCATCTCTCCTACGGCATGGTTAACCTGCCTGATGGAAAGATGAAAAGCCGTGAAGGAACCGTTGTTGATGCCGATGAGTTGGTTGATACCCTCACTTCCCTTGCACGTAATGAAATCCGTGAGAAAGAGCGCGAGGACCTTGTTGATGATGTGGAAAAGACCAGCAGTGCCATTGCACTCGGTGCGCTGAACTACTACCTGCTGCAAGTCTCCCCGACCAAGGATATGATCTTCAATCCTGCTGAATCTATCTCTTTCAATGGGAATACGGGCCCCTACCTTCAGTACATGGGTGCGAGAATCTCGAGCATGCTCAGGAAGTATCAGGGTGAAGAGTTTGCCGATTGCCATGAGATGACTTTCGACAGCAGCTTGCTGACCCTTCCTGATGAGCGAGAGCTTATCAAGCAGCTTGCACGGTATCAGGAAGTTGTTGAGAGAGCTGGGGGTGCATATGATCCATCGGTTGTTTGCAGCTATCTCTATGATATCTCAAAGTTGTTCAGCCGTTGGTATCATGACAATCCGGTCCTGAAGGCTTCTTCCCGCTCCCTGGTCCGATCCCGTATCGAACTGGTAAGCATGGTCTTGCAGGTGATCAAGAATGCCTTCAGTTTGATCGGTGTTCCCTTCCTTGCTTCGATGTAA
- the rpmA gene encoding 50S ribosomal protein L27 → MAHKKGGGSSRNGRDSNAQRLGVKRFGGQLVKAGEILVRQHGTKFHPGENVGLGSDYTLFAKAEGTVLFHSRKNRKYISIVTE, encoded by the coding sequence ATGGCACATAAGAAAGGTGGCGGTAGTTCCCGCAATGGTCGCGACTCCAATGCCCAGAGACTGGGTGTGAAGCGCTTTGGTGGACAGTTGGTCAAGGCAGGAGAAATCCTTGTTCGTCAGCATGGGACTAAGTTCCATCCTGGTGAGAATGTAGGCCTCGGTTCCGATTATACGTTGTTTGCAAAAGCTGAAGGTACCGTGCTGTTTCACAGCCGGAAGAACCGGAAGTACATCAGCATCGTAACTGAGTAA
- a CDS encoding TetR/AcrR family transcriptional regulator, whose amino-acid sequence MHTTTTKQQLILSLLELGSERGLLAVSLSSLAKHNNISKAAIFHHFQSREALIAELFSYCNTLAYKQKRSISLEGSANEVLSRAMAHWHQLYEDEVMRSFYRIIESEALTHGEAASIKRTLDEMLIGQSSILLESLSNSGRLDIEDLDLAIQSFSSVVQRFLYRILLDDDPDIEWEEERFINRFCSLYSSETLTSKQGREHRSN is encoded by the coding sequence ATGCACACTACCACAACGAAGCAACAACTTATTCTTTCCCTGTTGGAATTGGGCTCAGAAAGAGGTCTCCTGGCGGTCTCGCTCAGCTCACTCGCAAAGCACAACAATATCAGCAAAGCTGCAATCTTCCACCACTTCCAGAGCAGGGAAGCATTGATAGCAGAGCTTTTCTCCTACTGCAATACACTTGCCTACAAACAGAAGAGATCCATCAGCCTGGAAGGTAGTGCAAATGAGGTACTAAGCAGGGCAATGGCTCACTGGCACCAGTTGTATGAGGATGAGGTTATGCGTTCCTTCTACCGGATTATTGAGAGTGAGGCACTGACCCACGGGGAAGCAGCAAGCATCAAACGTACACTGGACGAGATGCTCATTGGCCAGAGCAGTATTCTCCTGGAGAGCCTGAGCAATAGTGGCAGGTTGGATATTGAGGATTTGGATCTTGCAATCCAGAGTTTCAGCAGCGTCGTCCAGCGATTCCTCTATAGGATACTCCTGGACGACGATCCTGACATTGAGTGGGAAGAGGAACGGTTCATCAACCGATTCTGCTCACTCTACAGTAGCGAAACCCTTACATCGAAGCAAGGAAGGGAACACCGATCAAACTGA
- the yqeK gene encoding bis(5'-nucleosyl)-tetraphosphatase (symmetrical) YqeK gives MSSHFDSTVLEQELSETLSAKRYQHSVAVGETCVRLQHRYHETIDERELYQCGLMHDIARDWNAEALTQFADEHHLPLESEEKGCAVLLHAPVGAALLQERGFSRQLCIAVRYHTIGSIYMGRMGLLLYISDYIEPNRMHLDDERRASLLAEPTLEALCIRILEAERAHLLAKGKTVTQSGMELLQFLQEGGKL, from the coding sequence ATGTCGAGTCATTTCGACTCTACCGTACTTGAGCAAGAACTGTCAGAAACATTGTCTGCCAAGCGATACCAGCATAGTGTAGCTGTAGGGGAAACCTGTGTGCGGCTTCAGCATAGATATCATGAGACCATTGATGAGAGGGAACTCTACCAATGTGGTTTGATGCATGATATTGCACGGGATTGGAATGCCGAGGCGCTTACCCAATTTGCTGATGAGCATCATCTGCCATTGGAGAGCGAAGAGAAGGGTTGCGCTGTTTTGTTGCACGCTCCCGTAGGAGCAGCTCTGCTACAGGAGCGAGGCTTTTCCAGACAACTCTGTATTGCTGTTCGCTATCATACAATCGGAAGCATATACATGGGAAGAATGGGGTTGCTTCTCTACATCTCTGACTATATTGAACCGAATAGGATGCATCTGGATGATGAAAGGCGGGCATCATTGCTTGCTGAGCCGACACTTGAGGCCTTATGTATCAGGATATTGGAAGCAGAACGTGCACATTTGCTTGCCAAGGGAAAGACAGTCACCCAATCAGGGATGGAGTTGCTTCAATTTCTCCAGGAAGGTGGAAAACTGTGA
- the rsfS gene encoding ribosome silencing factor, giving the protein MNDLVQANANTIGQFLEDHKCKDVNILDVTQECSWADCFIIATVSSVGHLRGVTHELWGALNDLGLEVTNRHKKPAGDGWELIDCGDIIIHLMSSELRDFYSLERLWQKREKEEEQEE; this is encoded by the coding sequence ATGAATGATTTGGTACAGGCCAATGCGAATACTATTGGCCAGTTTCTGGAAGATCATAAGTGTAAGGATGTAAACATCCTCGATGTAACGCAGGAGTGCTCATGGGCAGACTGCTTCATCATTGCAACAGTAAGCAGTGTGGGGCATCTACGTGGTGTAACCCACGAACTCTGGGGTGCTTTGAATGACCTGGGATTGGAAGTGACCAACCGGCACAAGAAGCCTGCAGGTGATGGTTGGGAGTTGATCGATTGTGGTGATATCATCATTCACTTGATGAGCAGTGAGCTTAGGGATTTCTATTCCCTCGAGAGACTCTGGCAGAAGAGAGAAAAAGAAGAAGAACAGGAGGAGTAG
- the nadD gene encoding nicotinate (nicotinamide) nucleotide adenylyltransferase, with amino-acid sequence MAEAVPTALVGGSFDPVHLGHLHLVHTVASSTAYRRFIFVPVAQNNFKRDASPASAEHRMKMLRLGFAAYSGLYPEDPEMEFIVDDCEINRGGISYTYDTVKHLYLQYNIKGRLAVVMGDDLLGDLQKWHAYEQLKELVTFVVIRREGENAPFSDLAADLVYLENPRVEDSSTQIREAAGILGEKDSLPEHILQLMPEEVAHYVESFRLYRT; translated from the coding sequence TTGGCAGAAGCAGTACCCACGGCCCTCGTGGGAGGCAGTTTCGACCCTGTCCATCTCGGACACCTGCACTTGGTACATACGGTGGCATCCTCCACTGCATATAGACGATTCATCTTTGTCCCGGTTGCTCAAAACAACTTCAAACGGGATGCTAGTCCAGCGTCTGCAGAACACAGGATGAAGATGCTCCGTTTGGGTTTTGCTGCATATTCTGGTCTCTATCCTGAGGACCCTGAGATGGAATTCATCGTTGATGACTGTGAGATCAATCGCGGCGGAATATCCTACACCTATGATACCGTCAAGCATCTGTATCTCCAGTACAATATCAAGGGACGGCTTGCAGTGGTCATGGGGGATGATCTCCTCGGTGATCTACAGAAGTGGCATGCCTATGAGCAGCTTAAGGAGCTGGTGACCTTTGTGGTCATCAGACGGGAAGGGGAGAATGCTCCCTTCAGTGATCTTGCCGCAGATCTTGTGTATCTCGAGAATCCCCGGGTGGAAGATAGTTCAACCCAGATACGGGAAGCAGCGGGGATACTTGGAGAAAAGGATTCATTGCCAGAACATATTTTACAGCTGATGCCTGAGGAGGTAGCTCACTATGTCGAGTCATTTCGACTCTACCGTACTTGA
- the rplU gene encoding 50S ribosomal protein L21: MYALVEILGKQYKAVEGETVQVDYISQNEAGSSLEYATVLAIVDENNATFGTPYVADAVVKATLVEHIKGDKIRVFKKKRRKGYTRTQGHRQRYSLITIDKIIA, encoded by the coding sequence ATGTACGCACTTGTAGAGATTCTCGGAAAGCAGTACAAGGCCGTCGAAGGTGAGACAGTCCAGGTTGATTATATCAGCCAGAATGAGGCCGGTTCCTCCCTTGAGTATGCCACCGTTCTCGCCATTGTGGATGAGAACAATGCAACGTTTGGCACCCCCTATGTAGCAGATGCCGTTGTGAAAGCAACGCTCGTCGAACATATCAAGGGTGACAAGATCAGAGTGTTCAAGAAAAAGCGCCGAAAGGGCTATACGAGAACCCAGGGCCACCGCCAGCGGTACTCCCTGATCACGATCGACAAGATCATTGCATAA
- the obgE gene encoding GTPase ObgE, producing MFGFSDETYLDVASGNGGNGCVSFRREKYVPKGGPDGGDGGRGGDVVFVVRHNLRTLAHLKLVRTYRAENGRNGQGDRCYGRDGADIEIPVPPGTVIKDAQTGEILKDLTDEERWVFLHGGRGGQGNWHFRTATRQAPRFAQPGEKGEELRVGVELLVIADIGFVGFPNAGKSSLLNMLTNARTKVAGYPFTTKIPQLGMMRYDEHDIVLADIPGLIEGASEGSGMGIKFLRHISRTKGLAFLIDLSDERYLDAYDILCKELEAFEPELLNKHQVIIGTKTDEPGTGERLEELKQKYADKEVIGLCVYLDQGVDAVKHAFIRMVEKQESAKDISAADEGGFTATVDHDAYYPEDPDEL from the coding sequence ATGTTTGGATTTTCAGACGAGACCTATCTTGATGTTGCCTCCGGAAACGGGGGCAACGGTTGTGTATCCTTTCGAAGGGAAAAATATGTTCCCAAGGGAGGCCCGGATGGCGGCGACGGCGGCCGTGGCGGGGATGTGGTATTCGTCGTCAGACATAATCTGAGAACCCTGGCCCATCTGAAATTGGTCCGTACCTATCGTGCGGAGAATGGAAGGAATGGTCAAGGAGACCGCTGCTATGGACGCGATGGTGCAGATATTGAGATACCGGTTCCTCCTGGGACTGTGATCAAGGATGCCCAGACTGGTGAGATCCTCAAGGATCTGACCGACGAAGAGCGGTGGGTGTTTCTCCATGGTGGCCGGGGCGGCCAAGGCAATTGGCACTTCCGTACTGCTACCAGGCAAGCTCCTCGTTTTGCCCAGCCGGGTGAGAAGGGCGAGGAGCTGCGCGTTGGTGTTGAGCTGCTTGTCATTGCCGATATCGGCTTTGTCGGCTTCCCTAATGCAGGAAAGTCAAGCTTGTTGAATATGCTGACCAATGCCCGCACCAAGGTGGCAGGTTACCCGTTCACCACAAAGATTCCCCAGTTGGGTATGATGCGATACGATGAACATGATATCGTATTGGCTGATATCCCTGGTTTGATCGAAGGGGCCAGTGAAGGTTCTGGAATGGGAATCAAATTCCTCAGGCACATCAGCAGGACCAAGGGACTTGCCTTTCTCATTGACCTGAGTGATGAGCGATATCTTGATGCCTATGATATACTATGCAAGGAACTGGAGGCGTTCGAACCCGAACTGCTGAACAAGCATCAGGTAATCATCGGAACAAAGACTGATGAACCTGGAACTGGGGAACGACTGGAAGAGTTGAAGCAGAAGTATGCAGACAAAGAGGTCATCGGGCTCTGCGTGTATCTGGATCAAGGAGTTGATGCGGTCAAGCATGCGTTCATCCGGATGGTGGAGAAGCAGGAATCGGCAAAGGATATATCCGCTGCTGATGAAGGTGGATTTACTGCCACCGTTGATCATGATGCTTACTACCCAGAGGACCCAGACGAGCTATAG